From the Psychrobacter sp. P11F6 genome, the window ATGCGTTTGCTGATCATGGCGAAGGGTTTTGCGTGTTTAATGATGTTTGTATCGCGAGTAATTTATTATTAAATCGTGGACAGGCGCAAAAGATTTTAGTCGTCGATTTAGACGTCCATCAGGGCAATGGCAATGCCAGTATTATGGCAGGTGAGCCGCGCGTTTTTGTGTTTAGCATGCATGGCGCAAAGAACTATCCATTTCGAAAGCAAGTATCAGATTTGGATATTGAGCTAGACAATGATACTGGCGATGTGGAATATTTGCAGTTACTAGAGGCGACATTACCACGTTTGATTAGCGACGTTGCGCCCGATATGATATTTTATCAATCCGCTGTCGATGTGCTGGCAACTGATAAATTAGGAAAGTTAGGGCTGACGATAGAGGGTTGTAAAGCGCGTGATGAATATGTATTACGCCAAGCAAAAGCCGCTAAAATTCCTATCGCTATCGTGATGGGTGGTGGCTATTCAGAAGATATCGACGATGTGGTTGAGGCGCACTGTAATACTTTTCGTTTGGCGCAACAGATATTTTTTAATGAAATAACAAAATAACGCGCGCATAAAATAGCATCTAAAAAGCCAGCTGCCTCGCGAGCTATTTTACAAAAATGCCATAACTCCCTGCCAGCCGACACGAATACCAAGCACGGTAAGTATCAATAAAATAAGCTGACGAAAGCGTGCTTGTGGCAAATAGCGACGCAAGCGGATGCCGACTAAAAGCGCAGCAATCGATAGTACACTAAGTAGAATAATCAGCTGCCATTCACCACTGCTGAGTGCCATAATAGGCTCACGCAATACAATAATTTGGGCGATTTTACCCAAAAAATAGCACATGTTACCGACTTTAGCGATGGTATTTTTATCATCACTGGCAGACAGCAGATACATCATCAGTATGGTCGACATGGCATTGGTCGCCCCGCCAATCACGCCTGCACTAAAGCCAACGATAATCAATACAGGCTTGGTAGCAGGTAGACGGAGTTGCTTACCAAGCAAGCTGCTTATGACATAAAAACCAATAACCGCTGCCAATAGTAATAAAATATAGGCGCTGTCGACCCATAGTAAGAGCTTCGCGCCTAGAATACTACCAACTAAGCTGGTCAACGCCAGTAACCAATAACGCGTGCCGTAATAGATAAAATTTTGCCAAATTGTGCGCCCGCCACCCGCGAGCCAAGTAATGGCATTAAGCAATAATGACGGAAAAATGACCAACACAATAGCATGTGGTAACGGATAGATACTAGCAAGCGCAGTGGTCGTCACCAACGTCACACCCAGCCCACTAATACCGTGTAGCAACGATGCCAGCGCAAAGATTACCATCAATACCAACGTCTGGGTGCTATCACTATCCATCATATTAGCCATAAACATTAAGACCTAATATCTGGATTAATAGTGACATAACTAGGCATTGTGACCATTATGGCGTTGCCATATTGTCTCGCCAATGATGCCAGCCAACTGCTCGGCAATCTTATCTTTGCTCGCCTTCTCAAGTGTCACAGCTTCACTCTTATAACGCTCTGAGAAAAATACCTGCATGGCATTGTTATCGCTGGCAAAACCAATATCTGCTCGTGAAACATCATTACAAGCAATCAAATCTAGATCTTTAGACACCAGTTTGCCACGAGCATAGCGCTCGATATCTTGCGTTTCTGCCGCAAAACCAACGACAAACAGCGCTGGATGCGCAAGCGAAATCGTCGCTAGAATATCAGGGTTTTTGACCAAACTCAGCGTCATCGCATCTTGGGTTTTTTTAATTTTTTGCGGGGCAGCTTCTTCAGTACGATAATCAGCGACAGCCGCCGTGGCAATAAAGATATCCGCCATTACATTTTGATTCTCGCTATGAGCATGCTGTTTATCATCAATCTCATGGCTGTGGTCATGACTGTGGCTATGATCATCGCCACAATCACACTCGCCATGATGTTCATGTTGATAGCTATGATCGTGTTCGTGATCGTGAGAATGGTTGTGCTCATCTTCAGGCACATACTGTAGCGCACTGTGCGTACCATCCACGCACTGCTGGGCTGCTATCAGCATCTCTTTAGCCGACAATACATCAATGCGCGTGACATTCAGCGGTGTCGGCAGTGCCACTTTGCCACCCGCAATCAAGATAACGTCTGCACCAGCAGCCACGCAAGCACGTGCTAATGCAAAGCCCATCTTACCAGTAGAGTGATTGGACAAGTAACGCACCGGATCGATAGCTTCTACCGTCGGTCCTGCAGTAATTACCACTCGTTTACCTGCCAATAATTGCGGCGCGGTTTGCATGGCGTTAAATAATAACACTTCTGCCAATAGCTGCTCTGGTTCAGGCAAACGCCCTGCTCCCACATCACCGCAGGCTTGCTCACCGCTAGCAGGTTGAATAATCTGATAATTCATATCGCGCAGGGTTTGGACATTGAGATTGACCGCAGGGTGCGCCCACATCTGCTGATTCATGGCTGGTGCAATGATGACTGGTGCCGCCGTTGCAAGGCATACGGTTGTCAATAAATCATCAGCCATGCCCATCGCGAGACGCGCAAGCGTATTGGCAGAGGCTGGGGCAATGATGATTAAATCTGCCCATTTCGCCAGCTCAATATGACCCATCCCCGCTTCTGCTTGCTCATCTAACAAGGAGATATGCACCTCATTGCCAGTCAAAGCTTGCAGGGTCAGTGGCGTAATGAAGGCTTGTGCGCCTGTGGTCATAATGACACGCACCTCAAAGCCTGCCTTGATTAATAGGCGGGCAAAGATAGCAGATTTATAAGCGGCGATACCGCCAGTGATAGCAAGCACAATATTGGACATAAGCATGGCATCAATAAAAAGTTGAAAGATAAAATTGCGCTTATAGTAACAATTATGAGATAAGTTGGGTAAGAATTTCCGTATTTACTCAATATATCTGGCAGCAATCCATTCTCAAGGAGTGACAATGGCGATTAAAGACTGGCATGAAGATGATAGACCACGTGAAAAACTACTAAAATTTGGGGCAGAGCATTTATCTGATGCCGAGATATTAGCGATATTTCTGCGCACAGGTACGCAGTCACAGTCAGCTATCGAGCTGGCGCGTCATTTGATCGAGCAATTTGGTAGCTTGGCAGAATTATTGGCAGCGCCGCAACAGATGGTTCTTGCTTGTCATGGTATTGGTCCTGCCAAATACGCGCAGATATTGGCCTCACTTGAGATGGGCACGCGTTATTTGGACAGTCAGCTTAAAACTGGTCACGCACTTGGGCACTCGCAAATGGTCAAAGACTATATCAGCACTCAGCTGCGCGGGGAGCATCGCGAAGTCTTTGCGGTACTTTGCTTAGACAATGCGTTAAATCTCATTAATTTTGAGATACTGTTTACTGGCGGCATCTCCTCTTGCTCCGTCTGTATCAAACACGTTCTGCGTCATGCCTTGAGTCACGCCGCCAGCCAACTCATTGTCGCACACAATCATCCGCATACCGACGCGACCCCTTCAACGGCAGACAACTTATTAACTTACGAGCTAAAGAAAGCCTGCGATTTAATCGATTTATCCTTGGTAGACCACATCATTGTTGGACGCAATGAGACATTATCTTATGCCGAAAGCTGCTTAGCGCCTTTTGGATAACTGATTACGACTGTTATTTTTGCCTATATGAGAAAATCTTGATACATATAATCGACACAGCGTAGCATTTTAGCTATTGATAGTTATCGGCAACTGTTTCATATTGATGGCTAAATTTGTCTTTTATTTGTCTGTCACTGGTTAGGTAGTTATCAAAGCCACTTTTGTAAAATGCTCAACAAATTAAAATTGATTATAAAATATGCTACAAAATCCATAACGGCTCATTGGTTTAATTTGGTCACCAGACCCTTAAACATCAGCAAAAATAACAACAAGATTTATTCAAATACTTTAATACACACACATTTTTCGCGCTTTTGGTTTAGCGTTATAAAAGGAGATAGTCATGGCAATTGGCTTATTTATTTTGGCAATCATTATTCAATTAGCCATGGTTTTAGCCATCTTTTTATTGTCCCTATCACGAGTCACAGGCAGTATCGTTGCCCTAGTTACCGTCCTTGTCACCGCCTTTATCAGTCCTTGGTCGCTCATTTTGGGCATACCAATCGCTTTACTTTGCATCGTTTTGCTCGTCGCCCCTATTCGTCAGTCACTGATTACCAGACCTGTTTACAAGACTTTGGGCGGGGCAATGCCGAGCATGAGCGATACCGAGCGAGAAGCACTCGATGCGGGTACCAGCTGGTGGGAAAAAGAGCTGTTTATGGGTGCGCCTGACTGGGATACTTTTGCTCAATATCCCTATCCAGAGCTGTCGGCAGAAGAGCAAAGCTTTATTGATAATGAAGTAGAAGTACTATGCGCCATGCTTGATGAATGGAAAATTCAGCATGAAGACAAAGAGCTGTCGCCTGAAGCGTGGCAATTTATCAAAGCCAATGGATTTTTAGGCTTAATCATTCCAAAAGAGTTTGGCGGTTTAGATTTTAGCTCTTATGCACAAAGCCGTATCATGAGCAAAATCGCTTCACGCTCGCCAACCGCTGCGGTTACCTGTATGGTGCCAAACTCGCTCGGCCCTGGTGAGCTGTTGATGCACTATGGTACGGACGCGCAAAAACAGCGTTGGCTACCCGGTCTTGCCAAGGGTGACGAGGTGCCTTGCTTTGGTTTGACTGGCCCAGAAGCAGGTTCCGATGCTGGTGCGATTCCAGATACAGGGGTGGTTTGTTATGGTGCGCATGAGGGCGAGCAAGTGCTCGGTTTGCGTATGAACTTTTCTAAGCGCTGGATTACCCTCGCACCTATCGCCACGGTCGTGGGTTTAGCATTCAAGATGCACGATCCTGAAGGTTTGCTTGGCAATCCTGATAAGACCGATTACGGTATCACTTGTGCGCTCGTTCCTGCCAGCCATGAAGGCGTTATCATAGGACCACGCCATAATCCAATTGGCTCGCCATTTATGAATGGTACAGTCGATGGTAAAGACGTCTTTATTCCACTAGATTACATCATTGGCGGCGTCGAAAATGCGGGTCGCGGTTGGCGTATGCTGATGGAGTGCTTGGGCGTTGGTCGCGGCATCTCTTTACCAGCTTTATCAACCTCAGCCAGTGAAATGACATATCTGTCTGTCGGTGCTTTTGCCAAAGTACGCGAACAGTTTAAAATCTCTGTTGGCAAGTTTGAAGGCGTCCAAGACGCTACCAGCCGCATGGCAAGTAACACTTATATGCTAGAGGCATTTCGTCACCTCGTCACCTGCGGTCTGAACCAAGGCGGCACACCATCAGTGATGACGGCAATGGCAAAATACTATGCGACTGAAACCATGCGCAGTGTGGTTAACGACGGTATGGATGTGGTTGGTGGTCGCGCGGTACAGATGGGTCCACGTAACTTTTTGGCCACACCTTATCAGGCAATTCCAGTATCTATCACGGTTGAAGGCGCAAATATCTTGACGCGCTCACTCATGATATTTGGTCAAGGCGCGATGCGTTGCCATCCTTATCTCTTTGATGAGCTGCAATTGCTGCAAAGCGAAGATAAAGAAGGCGCACTCAAACAGTTCGACACGCTATTTTTTAAACATTTGGGTTATACCTTTAATCGCGGCGCAAAGGCATTTGTCGCAGGTTATGTCGGTGGCAGTAATCATGCACCAAGCTTTGCGGACAGCTTTACTCGTCCCTACTACAAATACATCAACCGCCTGAGCGCAAGCTTTGCCTTAACGGCTGACATGGCATTAGGGTTGCTCGCTGGTGACTTAAAACGTAAAGAGATGCTGTCTGGGCGCTTAGCTGATATTCATAGCCATTTATTCATTAGCACTGCTATTTTGCAGTTTTATGAGCATGGTACTAAATCAGCTTCCGAACGCTTGCATGCTGAGGTTGCCTTACAAAATAGCTTATATACCATTCAAGAAGCTTTTGAAGCCTTTTTTGCAAACTTCCCTAATCGTATGGCGGCCAGTTTGGTCAGTTTTGTGACTTTTCCCAGCGGCTCTATCTTTACGCCGCCAAGCGATGAGCTCAAACGCAAGCTGGGCGATGCTTTTATGGATGACTTTGAAGCCAACCCGTTCCGTGATTATCTCAAAACCATGGTCTATTATAATACTGAAGCTGATGATGTCACTGGACGTATGGAACACGCTTATCAAACGCTACTGAGCATCGAGCCATTATGGCAGAGGTTTAAAAAGGCTGAACACCAGGACAGTTTTGAAGGGCTTACTTTTGAGGATCATGTGGTATATGCCAGCCAAAACGGCGATATTACCGAAGAAGAAGCTGAAGTGCTTATTCAGTACAACGCCATACGCTTTAACTCATTATTGACTGACGTGTTCGATAAACATTTATTGCATGCCCAAGAGCGCACCAATCCACACAGCCTCGATAATGCTGTACAGCAACTGACGGACTATGCACAATTGAAAAATGACGCGCAAGCCAGAAATGGCATTGCGACAAACATGACAGCTGAAAATGATGTCAACTCTAATGACTTGGGTACGCCCGTCAATACAGACAAACCAACTGGCGATGCCAACCCCAATCATGGTTATGAGAGTGACGGTGATGTAGAAATGGTCAAAGAGCAAGATACTATTGAGGAGGTACGTGCACAGACCAACTTTGATGAGTCTGAGCCTAAGATCGAAGCACTAGATCATCGCCACCGTGATGCAGAGTCACACTTAAGTGAACGCATGAGTAACAACCATCGTCTGAATCAACATAATGCTGACGACCTAGAGCCTTCTGAAATATCTGAAAATGCAGAAAATGTGAAGGATGATATAGACAAACCTGCCGCTACTGATCCTAAATGGCAGGATGGTCTACGCCGTGATGAAAGTGACAAAGTTTAAAGCTTTGATAATTCTTGAAATGACAAGCTTTGAAATAACAAGGCACAAAAGAATCAGGCTTAAAATATTTAAAAAACAATAGATGTTAAGGCTGCTATAGTCGATTCAATTTAAAAGTAGTACAAGGCAACCGAGTGTAGATGTATATTTAATACTTCAAGCGAGGTTAACGCAGTAATACTTTTATAGTGGAATGACTATAGAAGCCTTGCACGATACATTCTGATCATCCACTTAGAAAAGACTGCCCAATTTGAGCAGTCTTTTTTTAGTTATAAATCGCCGTTTTTAACCATTAAGGCATGTTTGATGATTCAACCATGGCACTGACAGAGACTGTTTTTTAGGCAGTTTGACGTTAAAAACAGTCAGTTTAGTCATTCTAAGCGTCTACTTTTAACAATGAAATGTTAAAAAAGAGCCCTGTCTCCCTCTATTAATATTGGAAATAATACTAAATTCTCCCAGCTCCATATAAAAAATATGTTATAAAACTAATTCACGCATGAACATTATTGTCATTTTATGCTTTGTCTGGAACAGTTTTAGCGATCAGCAATATCTATTTTTGAATGTTCAACACGCGCTAATATTGGTCAATATGCCTTGTCATTTACCTACTTTACTCGCGAAAAATTCGGCGCAGACAACTTAACTATTGATTTATATTACCTTAGTCATAAAAAAACGTTGCAGTATCCTTAACAATTATTTTATATTGTGCCCCGAAAACGTGACACTAAGTGGAAGTTGAAAGAATTTAATAGACGTAGCAAGAGCGGTGATAATAATGGCAACAATCACATTGATGTGAGCAGCCTATCTATTCGCTACTGGGGCACGTACACAAAGGATATAAGTTATGTGGAAAAATATGGGACTGACCGGCAAGATTATTGTCGCTATGGTACTCGGTATCATACTGGGATTGTTTATAAACTATTCAGGACTGAACGCTGAAGGCGGTTTCATTCATACGTACATTACCAATGGCTTCCTCGCCATTGTCGGCAAGCTATTTGTCAACTCACTCAAAATGCTAGTCGTGCCTTTGGTGCTGATCTCACTGATTTGCGGTGTTTGCGGTATTGGGGATATTCGTTTGCTTGGTCGCATCGGCACCAAGACATTTCTTATTTATATGATGACAACAGCTCTGGCTATCGCAACAGCGATTGGGCTTGGCGTGCTATTTGGTATCGGTAAAGGCATGAATATCGAAACTGAAGCGGCATTTGAAGCAGCTTCAGCACCGCCGCTGCTTGATGTGTTCTCTAATATTATCCCATCAAACCCCATCAGCGCGATGGCAAATGGTGATATGTTATCGATTATTTTCTTTGCTATTTTGATCGGTGTTAGTATTTTGATGGTGGGTAAACCTGCTAAAGGCTTAGTGCAGAGCTTAGAATTAATCAATGAAGTCATCTTAAAAATGGTGACCATCATCATGAATCTTGCACCTTATGGTGTATTTGCGCTATTGACCAAAGCAATGGCCGAGCTGGGTTTAGACTTGATTTGGTCACTGCTCGGTTATGTGGCGGTATTGGTCGGCTCATTGGCATTCCATTTCTTTGTCACTATGATGATTGTACTCAAAGTCTCTTCAGGCTTATCCATCAAAACCTTTTTGGCAAAAATGCGTGAAGTTCAGATTTTTGCTTTTAGTACGTCAAGCTCGAACGCGACGATTCCTATTACCTTGCGTACGGTCACCAAGCGTATGGGTGTCAATAACTCAGTTGCTTCATTTACGGTGCCTTTTGGTGCGACCATCAACATGGATGGTACCGCCATCATGCAAGGTACGGCGACCATTTTCATTGCCAATATCTATGGTATTGACTTGGGCGTGACTGAGTATCTGACTGTCATTCTAATGTCCGTTTTGGCTTCCGTCGGTACCGCTGGTGTACCGGGTGTTGGTCTGATTATGCTATC encodes:
- a CDS encoding dicarboxylate/amino acid:cation symporter, with the protein product MWKNMGLTGKIIVAMVLGIILGLFINYSGLNAEGGFIHTYITNGFLAIVGKLFVNSLKMLVVPLVLISLICGVCGIGDIRLLGRIGTKTFLIYMMTTALAIATAIGLGVLFGIGKGMNIETEAAFEAASAPPLLDVFSNIIPSNPISAMANGDMLSIIFFAILIGVSILMVGKPAKGLVQSLELINEVILKMVTIIMNLAPYGVFALLTKAMAELGLDLIWSLLGYVAVLVGSLAFHFFVTMMIVLKVSSGLSIKTFLAKMREVQIFAFSTSSSNATIPITLRTVTKRMGVNNSVASFTVPFGATINMDGTAIMQGTATIFIANIYGIDLGVTEYLTVILMSVLASVGTAGVPGVGLIMLSMVFAQVGLPIEGIGLILGVDRILDMLRTAVNVGGDAAVTAIVAKSEGKMDLAIYNDPNAGAKDVFDGHIDEDNEREFSEVFSDGIMGSEYDDIDRRR
- a CDS encoding acyl-CoA dehydrogenase, coding for MAIGLFILAIIIQLAMVLAIFLLSLSRVTGSIVALVTVLVTAFISPWSLILGIPIALLCIVLLVAPIRQSLITRPVYKTLGGAMPSMSDTEREALDAGTSWWEKELFMGAPDWDTFAQYPYPELSAEEQSFIDNEVEVLCAMLDEWKIQHEDKELSPEAWQFIKANGFLGLIIPKEFGGLDFSSYAQSRIMSKIASRSPTAAVTCMVPNSLGPGELLMHYGTDAQKQRWLPGLAKGDEVPCFGLTGPEAGSDAGAIPDTGVVCYGAHEGEQVLGLRMNFSKRWITLAPIATVVGLAFKMHDPEGLLGNPDKTDYGITCALVPASHEGVIIGPRHNPIGSPFMNGTVDGKDVFIPLDYIIGGVENAGRGWRMLMECLGVGRGISLPALSTSASEMTYLSVGAFAKVREQFKISVGKFEGVQDATSRMASNTYMLEAFRHLVTCGLNQGGTPSVMTAMAKYYATETMRSVVNDGMDVVGGRAVQMGPRNFLATPYQAIPVSITVEGANILTRSLMIFGQGAMRCHPYLFDELQLLQSEDKEGALKQFDTLFFKHLGYTFNRGAKAFVAGYVGGSNHAPSFADSFTRPYYKYINRLSASFALTADMALGLLAGDLKRKEMLSGRLADIHSHLFISTAILQFYEHGTKSASERLHAEVALQNSLYTIQEAFEAFFANFPNRMAASLVSFVTFPSGSIFTPPSDELKRKLGDAFMDDFEANPFRDYLKTMVYYNTEADDVTGRMEHAYQTLLSIEPLWQRFKKAEHQDSFEGLTFEDHVVYASQNGDITEEEAEVLIQYNAIRFNSLLTDVFDKHLLHAQERTNPHSLDNAVQQLTDYAQLKNDAQARNGIATNMTAENDVNSNDLGTPVNTDKPTGDANPNHGYESDGDVEMVKEQDTIEEVRAQTNFDESEPKIEALDHRHRDAESHLSERMSNNHRLNQHNADDLEPSEISENAENVKDDIDKPAATDPKWQDGLRRDESDKV
- the coaBC gene encoding bifunctional phosphopantothenoylcysteine decarboxylase/phosphopantothenate--cysteine ligase CoaBC, encoding MSNIVLAITGGIAAYKSAIFARLLIKAGFEVRVIMTTGAQAFITPLTLQALTGNEVHISLLDEQAEAGMGHIELAKWADLIIIAPASANTLARLAMGMADDLLTTVCLATAAPVIIAPAMNQQMWAHPAVNLNVQTLRDMNYQIIQPASGEQACGDVGAGRLPEPEQLLAEVLLFNAMQTAPQLLAGKRVVITAGPTVEAIDPVRYLSNHSTGKMGFALARACVAAGADVILIAGGKVALPTPLNVTRIDVLSAKEMLIAAQQCVDGTHSALQYVPEDEHNHSHDHEHDHSYQHEHHGECDCGDDHSHSHDHSHEIDDKQHAHSENQNVMADIFIATAAVADYRTEEAAPQKIKKTQDAMTLSLVKNPDILATISLAHPALFVVGFAAETQDIERYARGKLVSKDLDLIACNDVSRADIGFASDNNAMQVFFSERYKSEAVTLEKASKDKIAEQLAGIIGETIWQRHNGHNA
- the radC gene encoding RadC family protein, which produces MAIKDWHEDDRPREKLLKFGAEHLSDAEILAIFLRTGTQSQSAIELARHLIEQFGSLAELLAAPQQMVLACHGIGPAKYAQILASLEMGTRYLDSQLKTGHALGHSQMVKDYISTQLRGEHREVFAVLCLDNALNLINFEILFTGGISSCSVCIKHVLRHALSHAASQLIVAHNHPHTDATPSTADNLLTYELKKACDLIDLSLVDHIIVGRNETLSYAESCLAPFG
- a CDS encoding sulfite exporter TauE/SafE family protein is translated as MANMMDSDSTQTLVLMVIFALASLLHGISGLGVTLVTTTALASIYPLPHAIVLVIFPSLLLNAITWLAGGGRTIWQNFIYYGTRYWLLALTSLVGSILGAKLLLWVDSAYILLLLAAVIGFYVISSLLGKQLRLPATKPVLIIVGFSAGVIGGATNAMSTILMMYLLSASDDKNTIAKVGNMCYFLGKIAQIIVLREPIMALSSGEWQLIILLSVLSIAALLVGIRLRRYLPQARFRQLILLILTVLGIRVGWQGVMAFL
- a CDS encoding histone deacetylase, whose amino-acid sequence is MLKIAYSDIFRYSVPEKHRFPMQKYTMIPERLLAEGIISTDNFFAPARLSEDEILTTHTADYWYQLKTQTLPRKEARAIGFEMTPELVERGRYIAHATYECALYAQQYGAAMNVAGGTHHAFADHGEGFCVFNDVCIASNLLLNRGQAQKILVVDLDVHQGNGNASIMAGEPRVFVFSMHGAKNYPFRKQVSDLDIELDNDTGDVEYLQLLEATLPRLISDVAPDMIFYQSAVDVLATDKLGKLGLTIEGCKARDEYVLRQAKAAKIPIAIVMGGGYSEDIDDVVEAHCNTFRLAQQIFFNEITK